The following proteins are co-located in the Dromiciops gliroides isolate mDroGli1 chromosome 2, mDroGli1.pri, whole genome shotgun sequence genome:
- the SCP2D1 gene encoding SCP2 sterol-binding domain-containing protein 1 codes for MWKKERKRSHHQPKIKAAEGVSGTAQYAELNSPQDPSAPKSIQVTELQSNLVFEEISRRVKEVGSQLVKKVNAIFQLDITKDGKIIVQWTVDLKNGSGEVYSGSARSPADTVFTIPDHIFMELVLGKTNPQRAFFAGKLKVSGKVMLGQKLEKIFKDCAKF; via the coding sequence atgtggaagaaagaaagaaagagaagccaCCATCAGCCTAAGATCAAAGCAGCTGAAGGAGTTTCTGGTACAGCACAATATGCGGAGCTGAATTCGCCTCAGGATCCTTCAGCACCCAAATCCATTCAAGTCACAGAACTCCAGAGTAACCTAGTATTTGAAGAAATTAGCCGTCGGGTCAAAGAGGTGGGCAGCCAACTGGTCAAGAAGGTCAATGCTATATTTCAGCTGGACATTACTAAAGATGGAAAGATCATCGTACAGTGGACGGTGGACCTGAAGAATGGATCTGGGGAAGTATACTCAGGATCAGCAAGGAGCCCGGCTGACACAGTGTTTACTATTCCAGACCACATTTTTATGGAGCTGGTGCTGGGCAAAACCAATCCTCAAAGGGCTTTCTTTGCTGGCAAGCTGAAAGTGAGTGGCAAGGTGATGCTGGGACAGAAGCTGGAGAAGATTTTCAAAGACTGTGCTAAAttctaa